One genomic region from Thermoleptolyngbya sichuanensis A183 encodes:
- the rimO gene encoding 30S ribosomal protein S12 methylthiotransferase RimO, whose translation MSIKPVIAVSHLGCEKNRIDTEHMLGLLVQSGYQVDSNEELADYVIVNTCSFIQAAREESVRTLVELAEANKKIVITGCMAQHFQKELLDEIPEAVAVVGTGDYHKIVEVIQRAEAGERVQEVSAEPVYIADETTPRYRTTTEGVAYLRIAEGCDYRCAFCIIPHLRGNQRSRSIESIVAEAKQLAVEGVQEIILISQITTNYGVDLYGEPRLAELLRALGEVEVPWIRMHYAYPTGLTPKVIAAIQETPNVLPYLDLPLQHSHPEVLRAMNRPWQGQVNDGIIERIKTAIPDAVLRTTFIVGFPGETEEHFQHLLAFVQRHEFDHVGVFTFSAEEGTPAFNLPNQLPQAVMDDRRDRLMQVQQPISLRRNQAQVGRVVDVLIEQENPETNELVGRSARFSPEVDGLVYVQGDARLGSMATVEITGADVYDLYGQIADARTQLRGALSRVSAN comes from the coding sequence ATGAGCATTAAGCCAGTTATTGCAGTTTCTCACCTAGGCTGTGAGAAGAATCGAATCGACACGGAGCATATGCTGGGGCTGCTAGTGCAGTCTGGCTATCAGGTTGATTCCAACGAAGAGTTAGCCGATTACGTCATCGTCAACACCTGTAGCTTTATCCAGGCGGCCCGCGAAGAGTCGGTGCGAACTCTGGTCGAGCTAGCTGAGGCTAACAAGAAGATTGTAATTACAGGCTGCATGGCGCAGCACTTCCAGAAAGAACTGCTGGACGAGATCCCCGAAGCGGTAGCAGTGGTGGGCACTGGGGACTACCACAAGATTGTGGAGGTGATTCAGCGAGCGGAGGCGGGTGAGCGGGTTCAGGAAGTGTCTGCGGAGCCAGTTTACATCGCAGATGAAACCACGCCCCGCTATCGCACAACCACTGAAGGCGTAGCCTATCTCCGCATCGCCGAGGGCTGCGACTATCGCTGTGCGTTTTGCATTATTCCTCACCTGCGCGGCAACCAGCGATCGCGCTCGATCGAGTCCATCGTCGCCGAAGCGAAACAGCTCGCGGTTGAGGGCGTTCAGGAAATTATCCTGATTTCCCAGATCACCACCAACTATGGCGTGGATCTGTACGGCGAACCCCGGCTGGCGGAACTGCTGCGGGCGCTGGGTGAGGTGGAAGTGCCCTGGATTCGGATGCACTACGCCTACCCGACAGGGCTGACCCCCAAGGTGATCGCGGCGATTCAAGAAACGCCCAACGTGCTGCCCTATCTAGATTTGCCGTTGCAGCATTCCCATCCGGAGGTGCTGCGGGCGATGAATCGTCCCTGGCAGGGTCAGGTCAACGACGGCATCATCGAGCGGATTAAAACCGCAATCCCCGATGCCGTGCTGCGAACCACGTTTATCGTCGGCTTCCCTGGCGAAACGGAGGAGCATTTTCAGCACCTGCTGGCGTTTGTGCAGCGGCACGAGTTTGACCATGTGGGGGTGTTTACCTTTTCTGCTGAAGAGGGAACCCCCGCCTTTAACCTGCCTAACCAACTGCCGCAAGCCGTGATGGATGACCGGCGCGATCGCCTCATGCAGGTGCAGCAGCCGATTTCCCTGCGGCGCAACCAGGCTCAGGTAGGGCGTGTGGTAGACGTTCTCATCGAACAGGAAAATCCCGAAACAAACGAACTGGTAGGGCGATCGGCCCGCTTCTCTCCCGAAGTGGACGGGCTGGTCTATGTCCAAGGCGATGCTCGGCTGGGATCAATGGCCACGGTAGAAATCACCGGAGCCGACGTGTATGACCTCTACGGGCAGATTGCCGATGCCCGCACCCAACTCAGAGGCGCGCTCAGCCGTGTCTCAGCAAACTGA
- the recG gene encoding ATP-dependent DNA helicase RecG — translation MDWLRLQKALAIEAERGFNDLEGNQHRFSEFLALTLREPPTELPIVEQERLRAIAREFSRYSDLTFAQRQHLVADTRRVLYQTKRSAEDRAQAEESEGALAKVSEGIAQDSDNTAATAATPTRTAPKTKVPKAIPLVEKSSRLTLDQSVTYLPGVGAKNAERLAKLGLHTVRDLLYYYPRDHIDYARQVNIRDLEPGETVTLIGTVKNCTVFNSPRNPKLAIFEMTVRDHTGQIKLSRFYAGARFRSRGWQEQQKRLYPPGAVVAASGLVKQGKAGKTLDDPQIEVIDHIGGSIESMKVGRVVPVYPLTEGVQADVVRKAVLGALPAVSQLQEALPNGLREKYGLVGIQEAIAHIHFPPEGESLAAARRRLVFDEFFYLQLGLLKRRQTQRQEQTSAVLAPTGKLIDEFYNILPFQLTNAQQRVVNDILNDLQQTAPMNRLVQGDVGSGKTVVAVVAILAAIQAGFQAALMAPTEVLAEQHYRKLVGWFNPLHLSVELLTGSTKAAKRRQIHDDLATGALPLLVGTHALIEDPVQFSRLGLVVIDEQHRFGVQQRARLQQKGDHPHVLTMTATPIPRTLALTLHGDLDVSQIDELPPGRKAIQTNVLTAKERSHAYDLMRREIAQGRQVYIVLPLVEESEKLDLKSAIEEYQRLRDVIFPEFQIGLLHGRMTSAEKDEAISQFREGQTQILVSTTVVEVGVDVPNATVMLIEHAERFGLSQLHQLRGRVGRGAAQSFCLLMSSTKSETARQRLKVLEQSQDGFFISEMDMRFRGPGEVLGTRQSGLPDFALASLVEDQDVLNLAREAAETAMTKDPTLDRWPLMKSELTYRYRKLMGGTILT, via the coding sequence ATGGACTGGCTGCGACTGCAAAAGGCACTGGCAATCGAGGCGGAGCGGGGTTTCAATGACCTGGAGGGCAACCAGCACCGCTTTAGCGAGTTTTTGGCGCTAACGCTGCGAGAGCCGCCGACCGAGTTGCCGATTGTGGAACAGGAACGGCTGCGGGCGATCGCCCGTGAGTTTTCTCGCTATTCTGACCTCACCTTTGCCCAGCGGCAGCATCTCGTCGCTGATACGCGCCGAGTGCTGTACCAGACGAAACGCTCAGCAGAAGATCGGGCGCAAGCGGAGGAATCTGAAGGGGCGTTAGCGAAGGTTTCTGAAGGAATCGCCCAAGATTCAGACAACACCGCCGCGACGGCTGCAACCCCGACCCGCACCGCCCCAAAAACGAAAGTTCCCAAAGCCATTCCTCTGGTTGAAAAAAGCAGTCGGTTGACGCTTGACCAGTCCGTGACCTATCTCCCTGGGGTGGGCGCAAAAAACGCCGAACGTCTGGCCAAACTTGGGCTACACACGGTTCGCGACCTGCTTTACTACTACCCCCGCGACCACATCGACTACGCCCGCCAGGTGAATATCCGCGACCTAGAGCCAGGGGAAACCGTGACGCTGATTGGCACAGTAAAAAACTGCACCGTCTTCAACAGTCCGCGCAACCCCAAGCTGGCCATTTTTGAGATGACCGTGCGCGACCACACCGGGCAAATTAAGCTCAGCCGATTTTACGCCGGGGCGCGGTTTCGCAGTCGCGGCTGGCAAGAGCAGCAAAAGCGGCTGTATCCGCCAGGGGCAGTGGTGGCTGCGTCGGGACTGGTGAAACAGGGCAAAGCAGGCAAAACGCTGGATGACCCGCAGATCGAGGTGATCGACCATATTGGCGGGTCGATCGAGTCGATGAAGGTGGGGCGCGTGGTGCCGGTGTATCCGCTGACGGAGGGCGTGCAGGCAGACGTGGTGCGAAAAGCAGTGCTGGGGGCGCTGCCTGCTGTGAGCCAGTTGCAGGAGGCGTTGCCCAACGGCCTGCGCGAAAAGTATGGACTGGTGGGCATTCAGGAGGCGATCGCCCACATTCACTTTCCACCAGAGGGCGAATCCCTCGCCGCCGCCCGTCGCCGCCTGGTGTTTGACGAATTTTTCTACCTGCAACTGGGCCTGCTCAAGCGCCGCCAGACCCAGCGCCAGGAACAGACCAGCGCCGTCCTCGCGCCGACGGGCAAGCTCATCGACGAGTTCTACAACATCCTGCCATTCCAACTGACAAACGCCCAGCAGCGCGTCGTCAACGACATTCTCAACGACCTGCAACAGACCGCACCAATGAATCGCCTGGTGCAGGGCGACGTGGGTTCTGGGAAAACGGTGGTGGCCGTGGTGGCAATTTTGGCGGCGATCCAGGCGGGCTTTCAGGCGGCGCTGATGGCTCCCACCGAAGTTCTAGCCGAGCAACACTATCGCAAACTGGTGGGCTGGTTCAACCCGCTGCACCTTTCTGTAGAACTGCTGACCGGATCGACCAAAGCTGCCAAGCGTCGCCAAATTCACGACGACCTGGCCACGGGCGCACTGCCGCTGCTGGTGGGCACTCATGCGCTGATCGAAGATCCGGTGCAGTTCTCGCGCCTGGGGCTGGTGGTGATCGACGAGCAGCATCGCTTTGGAGTGCAGCAGCGGGCGCGGCTCCAGCAAAAAGGCGACCATCCCCATGTGCTGACCATGACCGCCACGCCGATTCCCCGGACGCTGGCGCTGACGCTGCACGGCGATCTGGACGTGAGCCAGATTGACGAACTGCCGCCGGGTCGCAAGGCGATTCAGACCAATGTGCTGACGGCCAAAGAGCGATCGCACGCCTACGACCTCATGCGCCGCGAAATCGCCCAGGGTCGGCAGGTCTATATCGTGCTGCCGCTGGTGGAGGAGTCGGAAAAGCTGGATCTCAAATCAGCGATTGAGGAGTATCAGCGGCTCCGAGATGTGATCTTTCCCGAATTTCAAATCGGCCTGCTGCACGGGCGCATGACCTCCGCCGAAAAAGACGAGGCCATTTCTCAATTTCGTGAGGGGCAAACCCAAATTCTGGTTTCAACGACGGTGGTGGAGGTCGGCGTGGATGTGCCCAACGCCACGGTCATGCTGATCGAACACGCGGAACGGTTTGGCCTGTCGCAGCTTCATCAGCTCCGGGGGCGGGTCGGACGGGGCGCGGCTCAGTCCTTTTGCCTGCTAATGAGCAGCACCAAGTCGGAAACTGCCCGCCAGCGGCTGAAAGTGCTGGAGCAGTCCCAAGACGGCTTTTTCATTTCAGAAATGGACATGCGCTTTCGCGGGCCGGGCGAAGTGCTGGGGACACGCCAATCGGGATTGCCCGACTTTGCCCTGGCCAGCTTGGTGGAAGATCAGGACGTGCTGAACCTAGCCCGCGAGGCTGCTGAAACCGCCATGACCAAAGACCCCACGCTCGATCGCTGGCCGCTGATGAAGTCTGAACTGACCTATCGCTATCGCAAGCTCATGGGCGGCACGATTCTAACGTAA
- a CDS encoding diguanylate cyclase domain-containing protein, giving the protein MAQVQISRQQLFAEGVLHQFLSVESDTAIAQVIRTMSETRSSFALVLRAGQLVGIFTERDVVRAIARGSLQPAEAIATVMVSPVITLAETDLDDLLAVLQIFRQHQIRHLPILGSQGEVLGVMTPNSIRNLLQPSDLLKFRQVSDVMVSRVVSALPSTSVTDLAHQMTQHRVSCVVIVPTLPQLPDAPENQAAKSDLTDGSQGDVAPLGIVTEQDIVRFQADGLNLAQTYAGEVMSTPLLQTSPQQSLWSAYQQMQENRIRRLVVVGSRGELVGILTQTSVVHMLDPLELCEVIRALQSTVTQKNDALHQEIRRRQALTDALASSEALLREAQALTHMGSWELDVATQTVTWSTEVFHVFGLDPTQPAPTLAENEQQYHPEDRPRLRRILSKAIATGQPFRFQARIIRPDGSIRHIEARGRARQSSDGTVTKLFGTAQDITEQKQLEQLLRSQVQQQRLLASMTQRIRQSLDLDAILSTTVHEVRQFFQVDRVLIGQFGEDWRCGIAVESVEPGRSPMLGANITPEPGEDWLKFYVRGHAKAIDCLERANLSAEAIAYWRQFQVQAALTVGLLQGDRLWGLLSVQQCHQPRTWERAEIDLIQQLASQVGIAIQQSELYRQLQYANQELAYLATHDQLTRVANRRYLDDYLQQEWNRAAREGTPLSLVLCDVDYFKQYNDTHGHLAGDECLMEIATAIGRALHRPADFVARYGGEEFAIVLPNTNRLGAVRVVQRIQKELRNLTSLPPSPVTRTPSTLSFGIVSVIPSSLSSPLKLLDQSDRALYRAKAQGRNRYCMD; this is encoded by the coding sequence GTGGCTCAGGTTCAAATTTCTCGACAGCAGCTTTTTGCAGAGGGGGTTCTCCACCAGTTTCTCAGCGTAGAATCTGACACGGCGATCGCCCAAGTCATCCGCACCATGAGCGAAACCCGCAGCAGCTTTGCGCTGGTGCTTCGGGCAGGGCAACTAGTAGGAATCTTTACCGAACGAGATGTGGTGCGGGCGATCGCCAGGGGTTCGCTCCAGCCCGCCGAGGCGATCGCCACTGTGATGGTGTCTCCCGTAATCACGCTGGCTGAAACAGACCTGGATGACTTGCTAGCAGTGCTGCAAATCTTTCGGCAACACCAAATTCGCCACTTGCCCATTCTTGGCAGCCAGGGCGAAGTGCTAGGAGTCATGACCCCGAATTCGATTCGCAATCTGCTCCAGCCCAGCGACCTGCTGAAATTTCGCCAGGTGTCGGATGTCATGGTTAGCCGCGTGGTCTCGGCTCTGCCCAGCACCTCCGTCACAGATCTGGCCCACCAAATGACGCAGCATCGGGTGAGTTGTGTGGTGATTGTGCCGACCTTGCCCCAATTGCCCGACGCACCCGAAAACCAGGCTGCCAAATCCGATCTGACCGACGGTTCCCAGGGCGATGTCGCTCCCCTGGGCATTGTGACAGAGCAAGACATTGTGCGATTCCAGGCAGACGGACTGAACCTTGCCCAGACCTACGCGGGGGAAGTGATGAGTACACCCCTGCTGCAAACCAGCCCGCAGCAATCCCTGTGGAGCGCCTATCAGCAAATGCAGGAGAACCGGATTCGGCGGCTGGTGGTGGTGGGTAGCCGGGGAGAACTGGTGGGGATTTTGACGCAAACCAGCGTTGTTCACATGCTCGATCCGCTGGAACTGTGCGAGGTGATTCGGGCGCTGCAATCGACCGTCACCCAAAAGAACGACGCATTGCACCAGGAAATTCGGCGGCGACAAGCGCTGACCGATGCCCTCGCCAGCAGCGAGGCCTTGCTCAGAGAAGCCCAGGCGCTCACGCACATGGGTAGCTGGGAACTAGATGTAGCGACTCAGACCGTCACTTGGTCTACCGAAGTGTTTCACGTTTTTGGGCTTGATCCCACGCAGCCCGCTCCGACCTTGGCAGAAAATGAGCAGCAATATCACCCAGAAGATCGGCCCCGGCTACGGCGGATTTTGTCAAAGGCGATCGCTACTGGGCAGCCCTTTCGGTTTCAGGCCCGCATTATCCGGCCCGACGGCTCAATTCGTCATATCGAAGCCCGCGGCCGGGCCCGACAGTCCTCAGATGGCACCGTGACCAAGCTATTTGGCACGGCCCAAGACATTACCGAGCAAAAACAGCTTGAGCAATTGCTGCGATCGCAGGTGCAGCAGCAGCGACTCCTGGCCTCTATGACCCAGCGCATCCGCCAATCGCTGGATTTAGATGCGATTCTCAGCACAACGGTTCATGAAGTCCGGCAGTTCTTTCAAGTTGACCGGGTGCTAATTGGGCAGTTTGGTGAAGACTGGCGCTGCGGCATCGCGGTCGAGTCCGTTGAGCCAGGACGTTCCCCAATGCTAGGCGCTAACATCACTCCGGAGCCAGGGGAAGATTGGCTCAAGTTTTATGTTCGGGGTCATGCCAAAGCGATTGATTGTCTGGAGCGAGCAAACCTCTCTGCGGAGGCGATCGCCTACTGGCGGCAATTTCAGGTGCAGGCAGCGCTGACGGTGGGGCTATTGCAGGGCGATCGCCTCTGGGGGCTGCTTTCGGTGCAGCAGTGCCATCAGCCGCGCACCTGGGAACGTGCCGAAATCGACCTGATCCAGCAGCTTGCTTCCCAGGTGGGCATTGCGATCCAGCAGTCGGAGCTATATCGCCAGTTGCAGTATGCCAACCAGGAGCTAGCCTACTTGGCAACCCACGATCAGCTTACTCGCGTTGCCAATCGCCGCTATCTCGACGACTATCTCCAGCAGGAGTGGAACCGGGCCGCCCGTGAGGGCACGCCGCTGTCGCTGGTGCTGTGTGATGTGGATTATTTCAAGCAATACAACGACACCCACGGACATTTAGCAGGGGATGAGTGTCTGATGGAGATTGCCACTGCGATTGGGCGGGCCTTGCACCGTCCGGCAGATTTTGTGGCTCGCTATGGCGGCGAAGAATTTGCCATCGTGCTGCCCAACACAAACCGTTTGGGCGCGGTGCGCGTGGTGCAGCGGATTCAGAAGGAACTCCGAAACCTCACGAGCCTACCGCCCTCCCCCGTCACTCGCACCCCGTCCACCCTCAGCTTTGGCATCGTCAGCGTCATTCCGTCGTCCCTCAGTTCGCCGCTAAAGCTGCTCGACCAGTCCGACCGGGCGTTGTATCGGGCTAAAGCCCAGGGGCGCAATCGCTATTGTATGGACTAG
- a CDS encoding DEAD/DEAH box helicase, producing MTLSFTSLGLSEARARHLEKAGFTAPTPIQAQAIPHLLSGRDVVGLAQTGTGKTAAFSLPILEQIDVNNNAVQALILTPTRELAIQVYQSIRTLTDDRRLKILPTYGGQSIDLQINRLQRGVQIIVGTPGRVLDLLKRGDLKLNKLGWLVLDEADEMLNMGFIQDVEKILSQSPPERQTAFFSATMDPSIRELAAKFLRSPVTVSIEQPKAAPTRINQVVYMVPRGWTKARALQPILELEDPESALIFVRTRKAAADLTRQLQAAGHSVDEYHGDLSQSQRERLLLRFRQRQVRWVVATDIAARGLHVDDLSHVINYDLPDSVESYVHRIGRTGRAGKEGTAITLIQPLDKRKLRDIERHIRQQLQAGTIPTRAQIEARYLEKLQGQLREALVGDRLASFLPIVTQLSEEYDMRAIAAAALQMAYDQTRPAWMRGDHAYSDDLPVEESRPRSDYSSGPKPKPIKRSKTSVNE from the coding sequence ATGACGCTTTCATTCACTAGTCTGGGTTTGTCTGAGGCGCGGGCGCGCCATCTAGAAAAAGCTGGATTTACCGCACCAACACCGATTCAGGCGCAGGCAATTCCCCATCTGCTGTCGGGGCGCGACGTGGTGGGTCTGGCCCAGACAGGAACGGGCAAAACGGCGGCCTTTTCGCTGCCCATTTTGGAACAAATTGATGTCAACAACAACGCGGTGCAGGCGCTCATCCTAACGCCGACCCGCGAGCTAGCGATCCAGGTCTATCAGTCGATTCGGACACTGACGGACGATCGCCGCCTGAAAATTTTGCCGACCTACGGCGGACAGTCCATCGATCTGCAAATCAACCGCCTCCAGCGGGGCGTGCAAATTATCGTGGGCACGCCCGGTCGCGTGCTGGACTTGCTGAAGCGAGGCGACCTGAAGTTGAACAAGCTGGGCTGGCTGGTGCTGGATGAAGCCGATGAGATGCTGAACATGGGCTTTATTCAAGACGTGGAAAAAATCCTGAGCCAGTCGCCTCCAGAGCGGCAGACCGCGTTTTTCTCTGCCACGATGGATCCGTCGATTCGCGAACTGGCGGCCAAGTTTTTGCGATCGCCCGTCACCGTCAGCATCGAGCAGCCCAAGGCCGCCCCGACGCGGATTAATCAGGTGGTGTACATGGTGCCGCGGGGTTGGACGAAAGCCCGCGCCCTCCAGCCCATTTTGGAACTGGAAGATCCCGAATCGGCACTGATCTTCGTCCGCACGCGCAAAGCCGCCGCAGACCTGACCCGCCAACTGCAAGCCGCCGGGCACAGCGTCGATGAGTATCATGGCGACCTCAGCCAGTCTCAGCGGGAACGGCTGCTACTGCGCTTCCGGCAGCGTCAGGTGCGCTGGGTAGTGGCGACAGACATTGCCGCTCGCGGTCTGCATGTGGACGATTTGAGCCATGTGATCAACTACGACCTGCCCGACAGCGTGGAAAGCTACGTCCACCGGATTGGTCGCACGGGTCGTGCGGGCAAAGAGGGCACGGCGATTACGCTGATTCAGCCGCTAGACAAGCGCAAGCTGCGGGACATTGAGCGGCACATCCGCCAGCAGTTGCAAGCGGGCACAATCCCGACCCGCGCCCAGATCGAAGCCCGCTATCTGGAGAAGCTCCAGGGGCAACTGCGGGAAGCGCTGGTGGGCGATCGCCTCGCCTCCTTCCTGCCGATTGTGACGCAATTGAGTGAGGAGTACGACATGCGGGCGATCGCCGCTGCGGCCTTGCAGATGGCCTACGACCAGACGCGCCCCGCTTGGATGCGTGGCGACCATGCCTACTCCGACGACTTGCCCGTGGAAGAGAGTCGTCCTCGCAGCGACTATAGCAGCGGGCCCAAGCCGAAGCCCATCAAGCGCTCCAAAACGTCGGTCAATGAGTAG
- the tsf gene encoding translation elongation factor Ts, which translates to MAEISAKLVKELRDKTGAGMLDCKKALAESDGDIEKAVEWLRKRGITKAEKALSKTTAEGLVGSYIHTGGRVGVLVEVNCQTDFVARNESFQQLVRDVAMQIAASPNVEYVKVADIPEDVIAKEKEIEAGKDDLSNKPEAVRAKIVEGRIEKRLKELSLLDQSYIKDQSITVEEHIKNVIANLGENIQVRRFVRFVMGEGIEKEETDFAAEVAAQTGAKEEPKAEAQKEEPKAEAQKEEPKAEPKAAPKAEVKEEKKKKKK; encoded by the coding sequence ATGGCGGAGATTTCGGCAAAGCTCGTCAAGGAACTGCGCGACAAGACTGGCGCAGGGATGCTGGATTGCAAAAAAGCCCTTGCAGAATCCGATGGCGACATTGAAAAAGCGGTGGAATGGCTGCGGAAGCGAGGCATCACCAAAGCGGAAAAAGCGCTGAGCAAGACGACGGCAGAGGGCCTAGTTGGAAGTTATATTCATACGGGCGGCCGGGTTGGTGTGCTGGTTGAGGTCAACTGCCAGACTGACTTTGTGGCGCGGAACGAATCGTTCCAGCAGTTGGTGCGCGATGTGGCGATGCAGATTGCGGCTAGCCCCAACGTAGAATACGTGAAGGTGGCTGATATTCCTGAGGATGTGATTGCGAAGGAAAAGGAAATTGAGGCGGGCAAGGATGACCTGTCCAACAAGCCGGAAGCCGTCCGCGCCAAGATTGTGGAAGGCCGCATTGAGAAGCGCCTGAAGGAACTGTCGCTGCTGGATCAGTCCTACATCAAAGACCAGAGCATTACCGTTGAGGAGCATATCAAGAATGTGATTGCCAACCTGGGCGAAAACATTCAGGTACGCCGCTTTGTGCGGTTTGTGATGGGTGAAGGCATTGAGAAGGAGGAGACCGACTTCGCCGCAGAAGTGGCTGCCCAAACTGGCGCTAAGGAAGAACCCAAGGCTGAAGCTCAAAAGGAAGAACCCAAGGCTGAAGCTCAAAAGGAAGAACCCAAGGCTGAGCCTAAGGCTGCGCCCAAGGCTGAGGTGAAAGAAGAGAAGAAGAAAAAGAAGAAGTAG
- the btpA gene encoding photosystem I biogenesis protein BtpA, protein MDLTQIFKTKHPVIGVVHLLPLPTSPRWGNSLKAVIARAEQEATALASGGVDGLIVENFFDAPFTKDSVDPAVVSAMSLVVQRLMNLVTLPIGVNVLRNDARSAMAIATCTRAHFIRVNVLTGVMATDQGLIEGRAHELLRYRRELGSEVKIFADVLVKHARPLGSPNLTTAVQETIERGLADAVILSGWATGSPPSLEDLELASAAAGDTPVFIGSGASWENIPRLIQAADGVIVSSSLKRHGQIEQPIDPIRVSQFVEAMQRSLSEKAEKAANLPTQSAAPERLAAREG, encoded by the coding sequence GTGGACTTAACGCAGATTTTCAAAACAAAGCATCCGGTGATTGGGGTTGTGCATCTGTTGCCACTGCCCACATCGCCACGTTGGGGAAACAGCCTCAAAGCCGTCATTGCGCGGGCCGAGCAGGAAGCAACCGCGCTGGCATCCGGCGGCGTGGATGGGCTAATCGTTGAAAACTTTTTTGATGCGCCCTTTACAAAGGACTCTGTTGATCCCGCAGTGGTCAGCGCCATGAGCCTAGTGGTGCAACGGCTGATGAACCTGGTGACGCTGCCGATCGGCGTGAACGTGCTGCGGAACGACGCTCGAAGCGCAATGGCGATCGCCACCTGCACCCGCGCCCACTTTATCCGGGTCAACGTGCTGACGGGCGTGATGGCGACCGATCAGGGATTAATCGAAGGTCGCGCCCACGAGCTATTGCGCTATCGCCGCGAACTGGGCAGCGAGGTCAAGATTTTTGCCGACGTGCTGGTGAAACACGCCCGCCCGCTAGGGTCGCCCAACCTAACGACTGCTGTGCAGGAAACGATCGAGCGGGGATTGGCGGATGCGGTGATTCTGTCTGGTTGGGCCACAGGCAGCCCGCCCAGCCTGGAAGACTTGGAACTGGCCAGCGCCGCAGCAGGCGACACGCCCGTATTCATCGGCAGCGGAGCCAGTTGGGAAAATATTCCTCGCCTGATCCAGGCAGCAGATGGTGTGATCGTGTCCAGTTCGCTGAAGCGCCACGGACAGATCGAGCAGCCTATCGACCCGATCCGCGTCAGTCAGTTTGTGGAAGCGATGCAGCGTAGCCTCTCGGAGAAAGCAGAAAAAGCAGCCAATCTGCCGACTCAATCCGCAGCGCCGGAACGACTGGCAGCCCGCGAAGGGTAG
- the rpsB gene encoding 30S ribosomal protein S2: protein MPVVSLAQLLESGVHFGHQTRRWNPKMSPYIYTSRNGVHIIDLVQTAQYMDEAYSYVRTEAEKGSKFLFIGTKRQAAGIVAQEALRCGSYFVNQRWLGGMLTNWATIKTRVDRLKELERRQETGQLDLLPKKEAAMLRRELEKLQKYLGGIKAMRKIPDVVVIVDQRREYNAVQECQKLGIPIVSLLDTNCDPDLVDVPIPANDDAIRSIKLIVGRLADAIYEGRHGQLDAEEEYDYEGAEEEYDYEDAEFADDEEGEEN, encoded by the coding sequence ATGCCAGTTGTTTCATTGGCTCAGTTGCTTGAGTCAGGGGTTCACTTTGGGCACCAAACTCGCCGCTGGAACCCCAAGATGTCGCCCTACATCTACACCTCGCGCAACGGGGTACACATCATTGACCTGGTGCAGACTGCCCAGTACATGGATGAAGCTTACAGCTACGTCCGTACCGAAGCCGAAAAGGGCAGCAAGTTTTTGTTCATTGGAACCAAGCGTCAGGCTGCGGGCATTGTGGCTCAAGAAGCGCTGCGCTGCGGCTCCTACTTCGTAAACCAGCGCTGGCTGGGCGGCATGTTGACGAACTGGGCCACGATTAAAACCCGCGTCGATCGCCTGAAGGAACTGGAGCGTCGCCAAGAGACGGGGCAGCTTGACCTGCTTCCCAAGAAGGAAGCCGCGATGCTGCGCCGCGAACTAGAGAAACTCCAGAAATATCTGGGCGGCATCAAAGCAATGCGGAAGATTCCCGATGTTGTGGTGATTGTTGACCAGCGCCGGGAATATAACGCCGTGCAGGAGTGCCAAAAGCTCGGTATTCCCATCGTTTCGCTGCTGGATACCAACTGTGATCCCGACCTGGTAGACGTGCCGATTCCTGCCAACGACGATGCGATTCGCTCAATCAAACTCATCGTCGGTCGTCTAGCGGATGCCATCTACGAGGGTCGCCACGGCCAGTTGGATGCAGAAGAAGAGTACGACTACGAGGGCGCTGAAGAAGAGTACGACTACGAAGATGCCGAATTCGCAGACGATGAAGAAGGCGAAGAAAACTAG